The Syngnathus scovelli strain Florida chromosome 18, RoL_Ssco_1.2, whole genome shotgun sequence genome contains a region encoding:
- the mtpap gene encoding poly(A) RNA polymerase, mitochondrial isoform X2, with translation MRPASTTMASSIAVHGLHMCGRINLVKCLRKADNFFHRSVGTTAVPAHADVPTKDETSEKDGRLSFYAVQAQRQEQAERSVLINCPQKVNEKNVLNFLALHGEIKNYFTYESYGMHAVVEFASQDSVSSLLDGAAIPNNNHESVVPYKSRLMTLRGLTEVTNQQPSKKNHPQTTIPINELIQKLSQEESIDQQIFSLTEAYQLTEENTRLRFLVCSLLKDIAAAYFPECTIKPFGSSVNGFGKLGCDLDMFLDLDDISGRNLKIPKSGLTLEYQMKRTNSERSATQSILSVIGECVDQFGPGCVGVQKILNARCPLVRFSHQPSGFQCDLTANNRVAMKSSELLYLYGHLDPRVRHLVFTVRCWARAHGLTSSIPGAWITNFSLTVMVLFFLQGRSPPVIPTLDHLQKLAGPADKCVIEGNDCTFVSDFDRIRLRNNTETLEGLLCGFFEFYATFGFSKKSINIRKGKEQNKPEAAPLHIQNPFETALNVSKNVNGTQLERFVALCQESAWLLQQSDLMTPKGGRSLTPWGLATLLLPSQIAGVKSRKKKRREPASERIKGLLESLKIKKQPKS, from the exons ATGCGCCCTGCTTCAACAACAATGGCGTCCTCCATAGCAGTTCACGGGTTACATATGTGTGGAAGAATCAACCTCGTGAAATGTCTCCGAAAGGCGGACAACTTCTTTCACAGAAGTGTCGGAACTACAGCTGTTCCAGCTCATGCCGACGTACCAACAAAGGACGAAACCA GTGAGAAGGATGGACGTCTCTCATTTTATGCTGTCCAAGCCCAAAGACAAGAACAGGCAGAAAGATCTGTTCTCATCAACTGCCCTCAAAAAGTCAATGAGAAAAATGTCCTCAATTTTTTAGCGTTGCATGGTGAAATTAAAAATTACTTCACTTATGAAAGCTAT GGCATGCATGCAGTGGTAGAGTTTGCTTCTCAAGACAGTGTTTCTTCGTTACTCGATGGGGCCGCTATCCCAAATAACAACCATGAATCTGTGGTTCCTTATAAATCAAGACTAATGACACTGAGGGGTCTGACGGAAGTCACCAACCAGCAGCCCAGTAAAAAGAACCACCCACAAACCACCATTCCCATTAATGAGCTCATTCAGAAACTTTCTCAAGAAGAGAGT ATAGACCAACAAATATTTTCTTTGACTGAAGCCTATCAGCTAACTGAGGAGAACACTCGACTGCGTTTCCTCGTCTGCTCTCTGCTCAAAGACATCGCCGCTGCTTATTTTCCGGAATGCACCATTAAACCATTTGGATCGTCAGTGAATGGCTTTGGAAAGCTGGGCTGCGATCTGGACATGTTTCTGGACCTAGATGACATTAGTGGAAGGAATTTAAAAATA CCCAAATCCGGTTTGACCTTGGAGTACCAGATGAAGCGAACCAATTCAGAGCGCAGCGCCACGCAGAGCATCCTGTCTGTCATCGGTGAATGCGTGGACCAGTTTGGGCCCGGCTGCGTGGGTGTTCAGAAGATTCTGAATGCCCGATGCCCCCTGGTCCGTTTTTCCCACCAGCCGTCTGGTTTTCAGTGTGACCTCACCGCCAACAACAG GGTGGCGATGAAGAGCTCAGAGCTGCTTTACCTTTATGGCCATCTGGACCCCCGAGTGCGTCACCTGGTGTTCACCGTGCGATGTTGGGCCCGAGCACACGGACTGACGAGCAGCATCCCCGGCGCGTGGATCACCAACTTCTCTCTCACCGTCATGGTGCTGTTCTTCCTGCAGGGGAGAAGCCCGCCTGTCATCCCCACGCTGGACCACCTACAGAAACTCGCAG GTCCCGCCGACAAGTGCGTGATCGAGGGAAACGACTGCACGTTCGTCAGCGACTTCGACAGGATCCGACTCCGGAACAACACGGAAACACTCG aggGACTGCTTTGCGGATTCTTTGAGTTCTATGCCACCTTTGGATTCAGTAAGAAGTCCATAAATATCAGAAAG GGCAAAGAGCAGAACAAGCCCGAGGCGGCCCCGCTCCACATCCAGAACCCATTCGAAACGGCCCTGAACGTCAGCAAGAACGTCAACGGCACGCAACTCGAACGATTCGTGGCTTTGTGTCAGGAGAGCGCCTGGCTGCTCCAGCAAAGCGACTTAATGACACCCAAAGGGGGCAGGAGCCTCACACCCTGGGGACTAGCGACCCTTCTACTGCCGTCACAGATTGCGGGGGTCAAAAGTCGCAAGAAGAAGAGAAGGGAGCCGGCTAGCGAGCGGATCAAGGGACTGTTAGAATCCCTGAAAATTAAAAAGCAGCCGAAAAGCTAA
- the mtpap gene encoding poly(A) RNA polymerase, mitochondrial isoform X1: protein MRPASTTMASSIAVHGLHMCGRINLVKCLRKADNFFHRSVGTTAVPAHADVPTKDETTGEKDGRLSFYAVQAQRQEQAERSVLINCPQKVNEKNVLNFLALHGEIKNYFTYESYGMHAVVEFASQDSVSSLLDGAAIPNNNHESVVPYKSRLMTLRGLTEVTNQQPSKKNHPQTTIPINELIQKLSQEESIDQQIFSLTEAYQLTEENTRLRFLVCSLLKDIAAAYFPECTIKPFGSSVNGFGKLGCDLDMFLDLDDISGRNLKIPKSGLTLEYQMKRTNSERSATQSILSVIGECVDQFGPGCVGVQKILNARCPLVRFSHQPSGFQCDLTANNRVAMKSSELLYLYGHLDPRVRHLVFTVRCWARAHGLTSSIPGAWITNFSLTVMVLFFLQGRSPPVIPTLDHLQKLAGPADKCVIEGNDCTFVSDFDRIRLRNNTETLEGLLCGFFEFYATFGFSKKSINIRKGKEQNKPEAAPLHIQNPFETALNVSKNVNGTQLERFVALCQESAWLLQQSDLMTPKGGRSLTPWGLATLLLPSQIAGVKSRKKKRREPASERIKGLLESLKIKKQPKS, encoded by the exons ATGCGCCCTGCTTCAACAACAATGGCGTCCTCCATAGCAGTTCACGGGTTACATATGTGTGGAAGAATCAACCTCGTGAAATGTCTCCGAAAGGCGGACAACTTCTTTCACAGAAGTGTCGGAACTACAGCTGTTCCAGCTCATGCCGACGTACCAACAAAGGACGAAACCA CAGGTGAGAAGGATGGACGTCTCTCATTTTATGCTGTCCAAGCCCAAAGACAAGAACAGGCAGAAAGATCTGTTCTCATCAACTGCCCTCAAAAAGTCAATGAGAAAAATGTCCTCAATTTTTTAGCGTTGCATGGTGAAATTAAAAATTACTTCACTTATGAAAGCTAT GGCATGCATGCAGTGGTAGAGTTTGCTTCTCAAGACAGTGTTTCTTCGTTACTCGATGGGGCCGCTATCCCAAATAACAACCATGAATCTGTGGTTCCTTATAAATCAAGACTAATGACACTGAGGGGTCTGACGGAAGTCACCAACCAGCAGCCCAGTAAAAAGAACCACCCACAAACCACCATTCCCATTAATGAGCTCATTCAGAAACTTTCTCAAGAAGAGAGT ATAGACCAACAAATATTTTCTTTGACTGAAGCCTATCAGCTAACTGAGGAGAACACTCGACTGCGTTTCCTCGTCTGCTCTCTGCTCAAAGACATCGCCGCTGCTTATTTTCCGGAATGCACCATTAAACCATTTGGATCGTCAGTGAATGGCTTTGGAAAGCTGGGCTGCGATCTGGACATGTTTCTGGACCTAGATGACATTAGTGGAAGGAATTTAAAAATA CCCAAATCCGGTTTGACCTTGGAGTACCAGATGAAGCGAACCAATTCAGAGCGCAGCGCCACGCAGAGCATCCTGTCTGTCATCGGTGAATGCGTGGACCAGTTTGGGCCCGGCTGCGTGGGTGTTCAGAAGATTCTGAATGCCCGATGCCCCCTGGTCCGTTTTTCCCACCAGCCGTCTGGTTTTCAGTGTGACCTCACCGCCAACAACAG GGTGGCGATGAAGAGCTCAGAGCTGCTTTACCTTTATGGCCATCTGGACCCCCGAGTGCGTCACCTGGTGTTCACCGTGCGATGTTGGGCCCGAGCACACGGACTGACGAGCAGCATCCCCGGCGCGTGGATCACCAACTTCTCTCTCACCGTCATGGTGCTGTTCTTCCTGCAGGGGAGAAGCCCGCCTGTCATCCCCACGCTGGACCACCTACAGAAACTCGCAG GTCCCGCCGACAAGTGCGTGATCGAGGGAAACGACTGCACGTTCGTCAGCGACTTCGACAGGATCCGACTCCGGAACAACACGGAAACACTCG aggGACTGCTTTGCGGATTCTTTGAGTTCTATGCCACCTTTGGATTCAGTAAGAAGTCCATAAATATCAGAAAG GGCAAAGAGCAGAACAAGCCCGAGGCGGCCCCGCTCCACATCCAGAACCCATTCGAAACGGCCCTGAACGTCAGCAAGAACGTCAACGGCACGCAACTCGAACGATTCGTGGCTTTGTGTCAGGAGAGCGCCTGGCTGCTCCAGCAAAGCGACTTAATGACACCCAAAGGGGGCAGGAGCCTCACACCCTGGGGACTAGCGACCCTTCTACTGCCGTCACAGATTGCGGGGGTCAAAAGTCGCAAGAAGAAGAGAAGGGAGCCGGCTAGCGAGCGGATCAAGGGACTGTTAGAATCCCTGAAAATTAAAAAGCAGCCGAAAAGCTAA
- the map3k8 gene encoding mitogen-activated protein kinase kinase kinase 8 translates to MQTKMESTYDNHIELLLAHMNIEDIINAAETLYQLEKEDDEEGGLLSEAESLSPVEMDGNEEIGKFVNRESQEDYSDGDESVRHGTVSDLLSFVNLLSNMQAAALQHLTEEMGVLLNKNDMVVKNGRYKINTDVLLFPWQLSYKNRGSDLVPEGSFGKVHLAQDITTRKRMACKLIPMENFRGAEIEFQARFCHENIAKLYGAVLWEQNVHLFMEAGEGGSVLEMIDSCGPMREFEIIWVTKHILRALEYLHSHNVIHHDIKPSNIVLMSDKAVLVDFGLTVQMTEDVYIPRDLRGTEMYMSPELVLCRGHDTKTDIYSLGSTIIHMQTGNPPWVQRYPRTAYPSYLYIIHKQAPPLEDIADNCSLTMRSFLERALEKNPTLRSSASDLLKDEAINPPKEDQPRCWSLDSALEEANLAMLHQQNQEDDATQDSSLYAEVSSPPKRNGSLYLDLGALSGYCPLMTGPPTSEYS, encoded by the exons ATGCAAACAAAAATGGAGTCCACTTATGATAACCACATAGAACTGCTTTTGGCACATATGAATATTGAGGACATCATCAACGCTGCAGAGACGCTTTACCAGCTTGAGAAAGAAGATGATGAGGAAGGTGGCTTATTGTCAGAAGCTGAAAGTCTGTCCCCTGTTGAAATGGATGGGAATGAGGAGATTGGAAAGTTTGTGAATCGGGAGTCGCAGGAGGACTACAGTGATGGAGATGAAAGTGTCCGGCACGGGACAGTGTCAGACCTTCTGTCCTTTGTCAATCTTCTCTCCAACATGCAAGCAGCAGCACTGCAGCACCTGACTGAGGAGATGGGCGTCCTACTAAATAAA AATGATATGGTTGTAAAGAATGGACGCTATAAGATCAACACGGATGTGCTCCTGTTTCCCTGGCAACTGTCCTACAAAAACCGTGGCTCTGACCTCGTGCCTGAGGGTTCCTTTGGGAAAGTTCACTTGGCTCAGGACATCACAActcggaagagaatggcttgtaAACTG ATTCCCATGGAGAACTTTCGAGGGGCTGAAATCGAGTTCCAGGCCCGCTTCTGCCATGAAAACATCGCCAAACTCTACGGGGCAGTGCTGTGGGAGCAGAACGTGCATCTCTTCATGGAGGCCGGCGAGGGCGGCTCGGTTCTCGAGATGATAGACAGCTGCGGGCCAATGAGGGAGTTTGAGATTATTTGGGTGACCAAGCATATCCTTCGGGCTCTGGAGTATCTGCACTCGCACAACGTCATCCATCACGACATCAAac CCAGTAACATTGTCCTGATGTCAGACAAAGCTGTCCTGGTAGACTTTGGCCTGACCGTGCAAATGACAGAGGACGTCTACATTCCAAGAGATCTGAGAGGAACcgag atgtaCATGAGTCCAGAGCTGGTTTTGTGTCGTGGACATGATACCAAAACAGATATCTACAGCCTGGGATCAACAATCATTCACATGCAGACTGGCAACCCCCCCTGGGTCCAAAGATATCCACGCACGGCCTATCCATCATACCTCTACAtt ATCCACAAGCAAGCACCCCCCCTGGAGGACATAGCAGACAACTGTAGCTTGACCATGCGCTCGTTCCTGGAACGGGCTCTGGAGAAGAACCCGACTCTTAGGAGCTCGGCATCGGACCTGCTGAAGGATGAAGCCATCAACCCGCCCAAAGAGGACCAGCCCCGATGCTGGAGTCTCGACTCAGCTCTGGAGGAGGCCAACCTTGCCATGTTGCACCAGCAAAACCAGGAAGACGACGCCACACAAG ACTCTTCACTCTATGCTGAAGTCTCTAGCCCCCCGAAAAGGAACGGATCCTTATACCTCGACCTTGGAGCCTTGTCTGGTTATTGCCCATTGATGACAGGACCACCTACTTCAGAATATAGCTAA